In Alteromonas mediterranea DE, a single genomic region encodes these proteins:
- a CDS encoding glycogen/starch/alpha-glucan phosphorylase — translation MNAKATKTQPSPAIDKAAFKSAVIKHLHCTLGTDENKANNHAWWKATCAAIQEQVLEGLRKTQKSHYLNDTRAVHYFSAEFLMGRLLSNNLQNFGLFDVASGALKELGVEISDILEEEPDMALGNGGLGRLAACFIDSLATMELPAIGYGIHYENGLFRQEIKSGAQIERPDSWRDYGNPWEICRPESIQEVSLYGYVETKYGENGRVLKEWHPGSIVKGVPWDIPVVGYEGKTVNVLRLWQSESSGYFNWDVFNAGGYVDAQRENVQAETISKVLYPNDETEAGKELRLIQQYFFCSCSLKDIIRRYKRAHGDDWSRFADQVVIQLNDTHPAISVPELMRILVDRAELGWDEAWGICTKVFAYTNHTLLPEALEKWPARMIEKILPRHLEIIYEINHRFMAEVDKKWPGDNAMKAKLSIIEEGNEKMVRMGHLSVIGSFAVNGVAEMHSRLVKSSLFPEFDELYPGKLTNVTNGITPRRWLKACNPALSKLIDKKIGDDWPRDLDKLQGLTKFATNKTFQKQFMKVKLENKELLADEIRKSLDLEVDVNAIFDVQIKRLHEYKRQHLALLHIMALYRRILENPDYDMHPRVFVFGAKAAPGYKLAKDIIYAINKVADKVNNDPRVNNKIKIAFLPNYRVSLAEKMIPAADVSEQISTAGKEASGTGNMKLALNGAVTIGTLDGANVEIAEEVGDDNIFIFGLTVEEVNELKATGYNPHDYYYKDPEIKAVLDWLETDYFTPGKPGALVSIKQSLLDNGDPYMVLADFRAYSDAQIAVDAAYRDKERWAEMAIINTAKMGKFTSDRSIRDYVDRVWKLSSCKIES, via the coding sequence ATGAACGCAAAAGCGACCAAAACGCAACCCTCTCCAGCTATCGATAAGGCAGCTTTTAAGTCTGCGGTTATCAAACACTTACACTGCACGCTAGGTACTGACGAAAACAAGGCGAATAATCACGCTTGGTGGAAAGCAACGTGTGCGGCAATTCAAGAGCAAGTACTCGAAGGACTGCGCAAAACTCAAAAAAGTCACTATCTCAATGACACCCGTGCTGTCCACTATTTTTCTGCTGAATTCTTGATGGGACGTTTGTTATCAAACAACCTGCAAAATTTTGGTTTATTCGATGTAGCAAGTGGAGCTCTGAAAGAGCTGGGCGTAGAAATCTCAGATATCCTTGAAGAAGAGCCAGATATGGCTCTGGGTAACGGCGGTTTGGGCCGACTTGCAGCGTGTTTCATAGACTCACTCGCCACCATGGAATTACCTGCCATTGGTTATGGTATCCACTATGAAAATGGTCTATTCCGTCAAGAAATTAAAAGCGGTGCGCAAATTGAGCGTCCCGACAGCTGGCGCGACTATGGTAACCCGTGGGAAATTTGCCGCCCAGAATCTATTCAAGAAGTATCGCTCTATGGTTACGTTGAAACCAAATACGGTGAAAACGGCCGCGTTCTTAAAGAATGGCACCCAGGTTCAATTGTAAAAGGTGTGCCTTGGGATATTCCTGTTGTAGGTTATGAAGGTAAAACCGTAAACGTGCTTCGTTTATGGCAGTCAGAATCTTCTGGTTACTTCAACTGGGACGTGTTCAACGCAGGTGGTTATGTTGATGCACAGCGCGAGAACGTGCAGGCAGAAACCATTTCTAAAGTACTTTATCCGAATGATGAAACTGAAGCGGGTAAAGAACTACGCCTAATTCAGCAGTATTTCTTCTGCTCGTGCTCACTGAAGGATATTATTCGCCGTTATAAGCGAGCCCACGGTGATGACTGGAGCCGCTTTGCAGATCAGGTCGTGATTCAGCTTAACGACACGCACCCCGCCATTTCAGTACCAGAGCTAATGCGTATTCTTGTTGACCGCGCAGAGCTTGGTTGGGATGAAGCATGGGGTATCTGTACTAAGGTATTTGCGTACACAAACCATACCCTATTGCCAGAGGCACTTGAGAAGTGGCCGGCACGTATGATTGAGAAGATCCTTCCACGTCACCTTGAGATCATTTACGAAATCAACCACCGCTTCATGGCCGAGGTTGATAAGAAATGGCCGGGCGACAATGCAATGAAAGCGAAACTTTCAATTATCGAAGAAGGTAACGAGAAGATGGTACGTATGGGTCATCTATCTGTTATCGGCTCATTTGCAGTGAACGGTGTCGCAGAGATGCACTCACGCTTGGTTAAATCGTCGCTATTCCCTGAGTTCGACGAATTGTACCCAGGTAAGCTAACTAACGTGACAAACGGTATTACGCCTCGTCGTTGGTTGAAGGCCTGTAACCCTGCGCTTTCTAAGTTGATTGATAAGAAAATTGGCGATGATTGGCCGCGAGATTTAGATAAACTTCAGGGTTTAACGAAGTTTGCTACGAATAAAACGTTCCAAAAACAGTTCATGAAAGTGAAGCTGGAGAACAAGGAACTGTTGGCTGATGAAATTCGCAAGTCGCTAGACTTAGAAGTAGACGTAAATGCCATTTTTGATGTGCAAATTAAGCGACTTCACGAGTACAAGCGTCAACATTTAGCGTTACTACACATTATGGCGTTGTACCGTCGTATTCTGGAAAACCCAGATTACGATATGCACCCTCGCGTGTTCGTATTTGGCGCGAAAGCCGCACCGGGTTATAAGCTTGCTAAAGACATTATCTACGCAATTAACAAAGTGGCTGACAAGGTTAATAACGACCCTCGCGTAAACAACAAGATTAAAATTGCGTTCTTGCCGAACTACCGTGTATCGCTAGCTGAGAAGATGATTCCAGCGGCTGATGTGTCTGAACAAATCAGTACAGCAGGTAAAGAAGCATCGGGTACAGGTAACATGAAGTTAGCGCTTAACGGTGCAGTGACTATCGGTACACTAGATGGAGCTAACGTTGAAATTGCTGAAGAAGTAGGCGACGACAACATCTTTATTTTCGGTTTAACAGTAGAAGAGGTGAACGAGCTTAAAGCGACGGGTTACAACCCTCACGACTACTACTACAAAGACCCTGAAATTAAAGCGGTACTGGATTGGTTAGAAACCGATTACTTTACGCCGGGCAAACCAGGGGCGTTAGTATCTATTAAGCAAAGCTTACTTGATAATGGCGACCCGTACATGGTACTTGCAGATTTCCGCGCATACTCTGACGCACAAATTGCAGTAGATGCTGCTTACCGCGACAAAGAGCGCTGGGCGGAAATGGCGATAATTAATACGGCTAAAATGGGTAAATTTACCTCAGATCGCTCAATACGTGACTACGTAGATCGCGTTTGGAAACTTTCGTCGTGTAAGATAGAAAGCTAA
- a CDS encoding putative bifunctional diguanylate cyclase/phosphodiesterase, translated as MSQHTSLATIPNRYAFIDSISKQASRSGAISLMLVDVVRFSDVTTSLGIHVGDRFLLEIANRIQLLFGQSVYIGRISGDVFGIVFPNESNEGVMRKMFERLVEHFKTPMHYEGTAFIADFNVGVVCSDKREFEITRFVSRAETALKQAKENKYENYFALTKTDKADTGRSLALKADLKRALAQNELELYYQPKVNLATLEVIGAECLLRWNHPLDGVLFPGPLIEAAESYNMMNELGYWTLEQAFRALVELNALKMPIVLSVNISPTQLYDNQLVPTLTMLSETYAMPLTLIELELTEDVALSNSLMVKKQLDELRSFGVSVSVDDFGKGYSNLAYIRDLDLDALKVDKSFVMELEAHPVNRAIIEAAKVIGHAKGCSVVAEGIETIEQLHILREVGVAQGQGYLFSRAIPFKSFVALAQQEIIVGNSPARGKA; from the coding sequence ATGAGCCAACATACATCACTGGCAACCATTCCAAATCGATATGCGTTTATTGACAGCATTTCAAAACAGGCGTCTCGTAGCGGCGCTATTTCTTTGATGCTGGTGGATGTGGTGCGCTTTTCTGATGTAACAACCAGTCTGGGCATACATGTTGGCGATCGCTTCTTACTGGAAATTGCCAACCGTATACAGCTTCTATTTGGACAATCAGTTTACATTGGTCGCATTAGCGGGGATGTGTTTGGTATTGTTTTCCCCAATGAGAGTAACGAAGGCGTAATGCGTAAAATGTTCGAACGTCTAGTCGAACATTTTAAAACCCCTATGCACTACGAAGGTACAGCCTTCATCGCAGACTTTAATGTGGGTGTGGTATGCAGTGATAAACGGGAGTTTGAAATAACCCGCTTTGTGTCTCGAGCAGAAACCGCGTTAAAACAAGCCAAAGAAAATAAGTACGAAAACTACTTCGCACTGACCAAAACAGATAAGGCAGATACGGGTAGAAGCTTAGCACTGAAAGCCGACTTAAAGCGCGCCTTAGCCCAAAATGAACTTGAACTTTATTATCAACCTAAAGTGAATTTAGCTACGCTTGAGGTGATAGGGGCAGAGTGCTTACTGAGATGGAACCACCCCCTTGATGGTGTACTATTTCCCGGCCCGCTTATCGAAGCGGCAGAGTCGTATAACATGATGAACGAGCTGGGCTACTGGACTCTTGAACAGGCTTTCAGAGCGCTAGTAGAGCTTAACGCTTTGAAAATGCCTATTGTCTTATCCGTTAACATCTCGCCTACCCAGCTTTACGACAATCAGTTAGTGCCCACGCTTACCATGCTAAGCGAAACTTACGCCATGCCCTTAACGCTCATAGAGTTAGAGTTGACCGAAGACGTGGCGTTATCAAATTCACTTATGGTGAAAAAGCAGCTAGACGAGTTACGTAGCTTTGGCGTGTCGGTCTCCGTCGATGACTTTGGAAAAGGCTATTCTAATCTTGCCTACATTCGCGATTTAGATTTAGATGCTCTTAAAGTAGATAAGTCGTTTGTCATGGAGTTAGAAGCTCACCCTGTTAACCGCGCTATTATCGAAGCCGCAAAAGTGATAGGTCATGCTAAAGGCTGTAGCGTGGTTGCCGAAGGTATTGAAACCATAGAGCAACTTCATATATTAAGAGAGGTTGGTGTTGCTCAGGGGCAGGGCTACCTGTTCTCTCGCGCTATTCCTTTTAAAAGCTTTGTTGCCCTTGCTCAGCAAGAAATTATTGTGGGTAACTCTCCTGCGCGAGGAAAAGCCTAG
- the astE gene encoding succinylglutamate desuccinylase, producing the protein MQELIESGEFLTLSRREPALFEQPLQFDLSNGIGVQISGPGIISFSAQTNSEHTKRIVLSCGVHGNETAPIEICDDLVKRILTGTLVLSHDVLFLFGNLPAMDIAERFVEENMNRLFSGAHSKGEGLVNQERVRAKQLEEAVASFFEAADGERYHYDLHTAIRASKNEKFAVYPYLHDRVHSEGQLAFLSACGVKTILLSESPTTTFSYFSSHLFNAHAFTVELGKVRPFGQNDMRRFEDAKQAITQLITQENYAPSVDIRELDIYRVNQVINRNEEAFKLHFDDDTPNFTDYPKGTVLASEPGTDYVAEQDGEAIVFPNAKVAIGQRALLTVVPTTLEKLDV; encoded by the coding sequence ATGCAAGAACTTATCGAAAGTGGCGAATTTTTAACACTATCTCGCCGGGAACCCGCACTATTTGAACAACCTCTACAATTTGACCTGTCAAACGGCATAGGTGTGCAAATTTCAGGGCCTGGAATTATCAGTTTCTCTGCGCAAACGAACAGTGAGCACACCAAGCGTATCGTTTTATCGTGTGGCGTTCACGGTAACGAAACGGCGCCTATTGAAATATGTGATGACCTAGTAAAACGTATTTTAACTGGCACACTAGTACTGTCTCACGACGTGCTTTTTTTATTCGGTAATCTACCCGCCATGGATATTGCGGAGCGATTTGTTGAAGAAAATATGAATCGCTTGTTCAGCGGGGCTCACTCAAAAGGTGAAGGCTTAGTTAACCAAGAACGTGTTCGTGCTAAGCAGTTAGAAGAGGCCGTTGCGTCTTTTTTTGAAGCGGCTGACGGAGAGCGTTACCACTACGACTTACATACCGCTATCCGTGCATCAAAGAATGAAAAGTTTGCGGTATACCCGTATTTACACGACAGAGTTCACAGCGAAGGTCAGCTTGCGTTTTTGTCGGCTTGTGGGGTAAAAACAATTTTGCTTTCTGAAAGTCCAACCACCACTTTTAGCTATTTCTCGTCGCACCTGTTCAATGCTCATGCGTTCACCGTCGAGTTAGGAAAAGTTCGTCCGTTTGGACAAAACGATATGCGCCGCTTTGAAGATGCCAAACAGGCCATTACGCAACTGATCACGCAAGAAAACTATGCCCCTTCGGTAGACATTCGCGAACTTGATATTTACCGGGTTAATCAGGTCATTAACCGCAATGAAGAAGCCTTTAAACTGCACTTTGACGACGATACACCTAACTTTACTGATTATCCAAAAGGCACGGTATTGGCATCAGAGCCAGGTACAGACTACGTAGCCGAGCAAGACGGTGAAGCGATTGTATTCCCCAATGCAAAGGTTGCTATTGGGCAGCGCGCACTACTCACGGTAGTGCCTACTACTCTGGAAAAGCTAGATGTTTAG
- a CDS encoding HIT domain-containing protein yields MFSLDSRLHNDTFFVCDLSLCRVLLMNDRQFPWLILVPMKNDIAEIIDLTEKEQITLLKESALASKAMMNLFSPLKLNVAALGNVVRQLHVHHVARFDTDCAWPKPVWGNQPTVAYETSDAQARVASIREWFEQNA; encoded by the coding sequence ATGTTTAGTCTTGATAGCCGTTTACACAATGATACATTTTTTGTCTGCGATCTTTCTCTATGTCGTGTACTGTTAATGAACGACAGACAATTTCCGTGGTTAATATTAGTACCAATGAAAAATGATATTGCGGAAATTATCGACTTAACTGAAAAAGAGCAAATTACCTTACTTAAAGAGTCTGCGCTTGCATCGAAAGCAATGATGAATTTGTTCTCACCGCTTAAGCTAAACGTGGCCGCATTGGGCAATGTGGTGCGTCAGTTACATGTTCACCACGTTGCTAGGTTTGATACCGATTGCGCGTGGCCTAAGCCGGTATGGGGTAACCAGCCAACGGTGGCTTACGAGACAAGTGACGCCCAAGCTCGCGTAGCGTCTATTAGAGAATGGTTTGAACAAAACGCGTAA